One Callospermophilus lateralis isolate mCalLat2 chromosome 6, mCalLat2.hap1, whole genome shotgun sequence genomic region harbors:
- the Akap12 gene encoding A-kinase anchor protein 12 isoform X1, which yields MGAGSSTEQRSPEQPPEGSDTPAEPELISGGPSAEVAPDTSEDPTIIAADPSTKLLQKNGQLSTVNGLAEQEELSLQDRALNGQEEDVIVTDVGQSESEDVRERDSDKEMAAQSAVVEDIAKDRQEEMPEVIEQIPSESNLEELTQPTESQANDVGFKKVFKFVGFKFTVKKDKNEKSDTVQVLAAKKDEVEGTEGSNGAGDHQELSMEIRESASKESELKQSTEQPEDSLKLEQSNTEVSLQTESGQGSEEGKDEGEEKEPTKTSESPTSPIASETASPFKKFFTQGWAGWRKKTSFRKTRDDELEALEKKKEQEPEKSGAEEKTEETAEEQPQPQEPTGGVDEARLSGEFEKVELPPEDPGSGLQGSSEEKCAPLATEIFDDKIEVQQEVIAEVHVTNATEKKTGEQESDVEDAGEPSPPDNLVEMEAGAAEELVETEDACVSREDGPQPAELSAEEQGMSKPPEGVVSEVEMLSSQERIKVQGSPLKKLFTSTGLKKRSGKKQKGKRGGDDESGEQPQAAAESPDSADEQKGESSPSSPEEPEEITCLEKGIAEGHQEGEGEEGATSDGEKKREGITPWASFKKMVTPKKRVRRPSESDKEDELDKVKSSTLSSTESAVSEMQEETKGAGEEQKPEEPKRKVDTSVSWEALICVGSSKKRARKGSSSDEEEGPKTTGGDGYKAEEAGKDKETGSNTILASSQDQDQGPGSFSPEPAGSPSEGEGVSTWESFKRLVTPRKKSKSKLEEKTEEPSVEHLASEVEPGKEESWVSIKKFIPGRRKKRSDGKQEQVAAEDQGPTEANEDDPDVPAVVPLSEYDAVEREKLEAQQALQSAERSQEKMPVDVSEELSKNLVHTVTVAVIDGTRAVTDIEERSPSWISASVTEPIEQAEEEDIPLIGEVTEREVIVEETPVVIEALPESREAQDVTMSSEVELTSEAVTAAETTEALGAEEATEASGAEETTEMVSAVSQLTESPDTTEEATPVQEVEGDAPDVEDQERRTQAVLQAVAEKVKEESQLLETRGPEGAIQTSQKEEPRAPEVEGAAEGLRREMEVPGRETKAEHSTPGPVVTQTSPESSENVPHLPASAESREPETTCQEETVAEVKSQENPSEGGHPPDSTETLTDSGTNGSTPVADFEALDTMQQDEVVESQEDDAGVSGTQSQVTLAEAVPGQKEGPPSPPHFQSQEENTEPSEMEGGLEHRDQEVSVEAVPVLSKTEVIQETGQFAEEEAKDGECVGGLQAPLHTDRSISQEKVTEVALTGEVTLGAESQNGNTELRSPSPEMAAQGEEEKTEAKSGQVREEIPEQKPAVPGSEEPSQELAETVGVPGLDGRQEGGSLEGVSPGPDQKGVGCTEVHVQSSEASPAAVEEKVLEETVEISETGEILECAGARLGPEGKTSEKEASIPQPGDTIVLVGPEPQAESMPVIVSATPERGLPSDLEGEKSTSQKQRSDEDEEQTGQQEGQMSVARDHPLGENEAWELETRSSKFVQNIIQTAVDQFTRSEETATGMLTTEWQTQTLLMQADSQEATEKPRKEEESQESAQDEREAIAAQEEPELAAVHPPLADASQDVSAASEKIVTAEVKSPSVGDQQGEEPILSSKAEGDGTGMKSVSDEGQAELGERTKKSPLESKEDEKGDADHPENQSSTLAAADASGDLTKESLDANGPKPKEEEGAQEVGFHGVKVHSESDKEPKPQTEEEIQKHERELARPELAES from the coding sequence TTGGACAGAGCGAGTCTGAAGATGTGAGGGAAAGAGACTCTGATAAAGAGATGGCTGCCCAGTCTGCCGTTGTTGAGGACATCGCGAAGGACAGGCAGGAGGAAATGCCTGAAGTCATCGAACAGATCCCTTCAGAAAGCAATTTAGAAGAGTTAACCCAACCTACTGAGTCCCAGGCTAATGATGTTGGATTTAAGAAGGTGTTTAAGTTTGTTGGCTTTAAATTCACTGTGAAAAAGGATAAGAATGAGAAGTCTGACACTGTCCAGGTGCTTGCCGCCAAAAAAGATGAAGTTGAGGGAACAGAAGGGTCAAATGGGGCCGGTGACCACCAAGAGCTCAGCATGGAGATCAGGGAGTCGGCATCCAAAGAAAGTGAATTAAAGCAATCCACAGAGCAGCCAGAAGACTCCCTTAAGCTCGAGCAAAGCAACACAGAAGTCTCTCTTCAGACTGAGTCCGGTCAGGGGTCAGAGGAAGGCAAAGACGAAGGGGAAGAAAAAGAACCCACCAAGACTTCAGAATCTCCCACCAGCCCGATTGCCAGCGAGACAGCATCGCCCTTCAAGAAATTCTTCACCCAAGGTTGGGCTGGCTGGCGCAAAAAGACCAGCTTCAGAAAGACAAGGGATGATGAGTTAGAAGCTTTGGAGAAGAAAAAGGAGCAAGAGCCAGAAAAGTCAGGCgcagaggagaagacagaagAAACCGCCGAGGAGCAGCCACAGCCACAGGAGCCCACGGGAGGTGTAGACGAGGCCAGACTATCCGGTGAGTTTGAGAAGGTGGAGCTGCCTCCCGAGGATCCAGGCAGCGGCTTGCAGGGCTCTTCCGAAGAGAAGTGCGCTCCACTGGCAACAGAAATCTTCGATGACAAAATAGAAGTCCAGCAAGAAGTCATTGCCGAAGTCCACGTCACCAACGCCACTGAGAAGAAAACAGGGGAGCAAGAATCAGATGTGGAAGACGCGGGAGAGCCCTCACCACCTGACAATCTGGTTGAGATGGAAGCTGGAGCTGCGGAGGAGCTGGTGGAGACGGAAGACGCCTGTGTCTCCAGAGAAGACGGTCCCCAGCCGGCTGAGCTGAGTGCCGAGGAGCAGGGGATGTCTAAACCCCCTGAAGGCGTGGTGAGTGAGGTGGAAATGCTGTCGTCACAAGAGCGAATCAAGGTGCAGGGAAGCCCCCTCAAGAAACTCTTCACTAGCACTGGCTTAAAGAAGCGTTCTGGGAAGAAACAGAAGGGGAAACGAGGGGGCGACGACGAGTCAGGGGAGCAGCCTCAGGCTGCAGCAGAGTCTCCAGACAGCGCCGATGAGCAGAAGGGCGAGAGCTCCCCTTCATCCCCCGAAGAACCCGAAGAGATCACGTGTCTGGAGAAGGGGATAGCAGAGGGACAccaggaaggggaaggggaggagggagcTACTTCCGacggagaaaaaaagagagaaggcatcacaCCCTGGGCATCTTTCAAAAAGATGGTGACGCCCAAGAAACGGGTCCGGAGGCCCTCGGAGAGCGATAAAGAGGATGAACTGGACAAGGTGAAGAGCTCTACCTTGTCTTCCACGGAGAGTGCGGTCTCTGAAATGCAAGAAGAAACCAAAGGAGCCGGAGAAGAGCAGAAGCCGGAAGAACCAAAGCGCAAGGTAGACACGTCTGTGTCGTGGGAAGCTTTAATCTGTGTGGGGTCATCCAAGAAAAGAGCAAGGAAAGGATCATCTTCTGATGAGGAAGAAGGACCGAAAACCACAGGAGGAGACGGCTACAAAGCAGAGGAAGCCGGCAAAGACAAAGAGACGGGAAGCAACACCATCCTTGCCAGTTCCCAGGATCAGGATCAGGGGCCAGGAAGTTTCTCACCGGAGCCAGCCGGAAGCCCCTCCGAAGGGGAGGGTGTTTCCACCTGGGAGTCCTTTAAGAGATTAGTCACcccaagaaaaaaatccaaatcaAAACTGGAAGAGAAAACCGAAGAGCCCAGCGTGGAACATTTAGCTTCAGAGGTTGAACCCGGGAAGGAAGAATCTTGGGTTTCAATTAAGAAATTTATTCCAGGCCGTCGGAAGAAAAGGTCGGATGGGAAACAAGAACAAGTCGCCGCCGAAGACCAGGGGCCAACAGAAGCCAACGAAGATGATCCCGATGTCCCAGCCGTGGTACCTCTGTCCGAGTACGATGCGGTGGAGAGGGAGAAGCTGGAGGCACAGCAGGCCCTCCAGAGTGCAGAGAGGTCCCAAGAAAAGATGCCTGTGGATGTGTCTGAGGAGCTCAGCAAGAATCTGGTTCACACGGTGACTGTGGCCGTCATCGATGGGACAAGGGCGGTCACCGATATTGAAGAACGGTCTCCTTCTTGGATTTCTGCTTCAGTGACAGAACCCATTGAACAGGCAGAAGAGGAGGACATTCCATTAATTGGGGAGGTCACGGAGAGAGAAGTCATTGTAGAAGAAACCCCTGTGGTTATCGAGGCTTTGCCGGAGAGCAGAGAGGCCCAGGATGTCACGATGTCCAGCGAGGTGGAGTTGACTTCGGAGGCGGTGACGGCTGCAGAAACCACCGAGGCACTGGGTGCCGAAGAAGCAACCGAAGCCTCGGGTGCCGAAGAGACTACGGAAATGGTGTCAGCAGTTTCCCAGTTAACCGAATCCCCAGACACCACTGAGGAAGCCACCCCTGTTCAGGAGGTGGAAGGTGACGCGCCAGACGTGGAAGACCAGGAGAGGCGGACTCAAGCCGTCCTGCAGGCTGTCGCGGAAAAAGTGAAAGAGGAGTCGCAGCTGCTGGAGACCCGTGGGCCGGAAGGTGCGATCCAGACCTCACAGAAAGAGGAGCCCAGAGCCCCAGAGGTGGAAGGAGCAGCAGAGGGTCTGAGGAGAGAGATGGAGGTACCTGGGCGAGAAACCAAGGCTGAGCACTCCACCCCAGGCCCTGTCGTTACCCAGACCAGCCCTGAAAGCTCTGAAAATGTTCCTCACCTCCCGGCGAGTGCAGAGTCCAGGGAGCCTGAAACCACTTGTCAAGAGGAAACTGTAGCTGAGGTCAAGTCCCAGGAGAATCCATCGGAAGGGGGTCATCCCCCTGACTCGACTGAAACTCTGACAGACAGTGGGACCAACGGGAGCACCCCCGTAGCAGATTTTGAAGCCCTGGATACCATGCAGCAAGATGAAGTCGTGGAAAGCCAAGAAGATGATGCGGGCGTATCGGGTACCCAGTCACAGGTCACGCTGGCAGAGGCTGTTCCTGGGCAGAAAGAGGGGCCTCCCTCACCACCTCATTTTCAATCCCAAGAAGAAAATACAGAGCCATCAGAAATGGAAGGAGGTCTAGAACACAGAGATCAAGAGGTGTCAGTGGAAGCTGTACCCGTTCTATCCAAGACTGAGGTGATTCAAGAGACCGGCCAGTTTGCTGAGGAGGAAGCCAAAGATGGAGAGTGTGTCGGAGGACTCCAAGCCCCTTTACACACAGACAGAAGCATCAGCCAGGAAAAGGTCACTGAGGTTGCCCTGACAGGTGAAGTGACCCTAGGAGCAGAAAGCCAGAACGGTAACACTGAACTCCGGAGCCCGAGTCCAGAGATGGCAGCTCAGGGAGAAGAGGAGAAGACGGAAGCAAAGTCAGGGCAAGTGAGGGAAGAAATCCCTGAGCAAAAACCAGCTGTTCCCGGATCTGAAGAGCCCAGCCAGGAACTGGCTGAGACCGTTGGTGTGCCTGGCCTGGACGGGAGACAGGAAGGGGGCAGCCTTGAAGGAGTCTCTCCTGGCCCAGATCAAAAGGGAGTGGGGTGCACAGAGGTTCACGTGCAGAGCTCTGAGGCATCTCCAGCAGCAGTGGAGGAAAAGGTCTTAGAAGAAACTGTCGAGATTTCAGAAACAGGTGAGATCTTGGAGTGTGCAGGTGCACGTTTAGGACCAGAAGGGAAAACCTCTGAAAAAGAAGCCTCGATTCCTCAGCCAGGGGACACCATTGTGCTCGTGGGGCCCGAGCCTCAGGCAGAATCCATGCCAGTAATAGTATCTGCCACTCCCGAAAGAGGCCTGCCCTCTGACCTGGAAGGAGAGAAGAGCACATCACAGAAACAGAGGTCAGACGAAGACGAGGAGCAGACTGGTCagcaggaaggccaaatgagtgtAGCCAGAGACCATCCCCTGGGCGAAAATGAGGCTTGGGAACTTGAGACCAGGAGCAGTAAGTTTGTCCAAAACATCATTCAGACAGCCGTTGACCAGTTCACACGGTCGGAAGAAACAGCCACAGGTATGCTCACAACTGAATGGCAGACGCAGACCCTCCTGATGCAAGCTGACAGCCAGGAGGCCACAGAGAAACccaggaaagaagaagaaagtcaGGAATCTGCACAGGATGAAAGGGAAGCTATTGCAGCCCAAGAGGAGCCAGAGCTCGCCGCTGTGCATCCACCACTTGCTGATGCTTCCCAAGATGTGAGTGCAGCTTCTGAAAAGATCGTGACCGCTGAGGTCAAAAGTCCCAGTGTCGGGGACCAGCAGGGCGAAGAGCCAATTCTCTCATCCAAGGCTGAGGGAGATGGAACAGGAATGAAGTCTGTGTCGGATGAGGGTCAGGCTGAATTAGGAGAGAGAACAAAGAAGTCGCCATTGGAGTCCAAAGAAGACGAAAAAGGAGATGCTGATCACCCAGAGAACCAAAGCTCGACCCTGGCAGCTGCTGATGCCTCGGGAGACTTAACCAAAGAGTCCCTGGATGCCAATGGACCAAAACCGAAAGAGGAGGAAGGTGCTCAGGAAGTAGGATTTCACGGGGTAAAAGTGCACAGTGAGTCCGATAAGGAGCCCAAACCCCAAACAGAAGAGGAGATACAGAAACACGAGAGAGAACTGGCAAGACCCGAACTGGCAGAATCCTAA
- the Akap12 gene encoding A-kinase anchor protein 12 isoform X2: MLGTITITVGQSESEDVRERDSDKEMAAQSAVVEDIAKDRQEEMPEVIEQIPSESNLEELTQPTESQANDVGFKKVFKFVGFKFTVKKDKNEKSDTVQVLAAKKDEVEGTEGSNGAGDHQELSMEIRESASKESELKQSTEQPEDSLKLEQSNTEVSLQTESGQGSEEGKDEGEEKEPTKTSESPTSPIASETASPFKKFFTQGWAGWRKKTSFRKTRDDELEALEKKKEQEPEKSGAEEKTEETAEEQPQPQEPTGGVDEARLSGEFEKVELPPEDPGSGLQGSSEEKCAPLATEIFDDKIEVQQEVIAEVHVTNATEKKTGEQESDVEDAGEPSPPDNLVEMEAGAAEELVETEDACVSREDGPQPAELSAEEQGMSKPPEGVVSEVEMLSSQERIKVQGSPLKKLFTSTGLKKRSGKKQKGKRGGDDESGEQPQAAAESPDSADEQKGESSPSSPEEPEEITCLEKGIAEGHQEGEGEEGATSDGEKKREGITPWASFKKMVTPKKRVRRPSESDKEDELDKVKSSTLSSTESAVSEMQEETKGAGEEQKPEEPKRKVDTSVSWEALICVGSSKKRARKGSSSDEEEGPKTTGGDGYKAEEAGKDKETGSNTILASSQDQDQGPGSFSPEPAGSPSEGEGVSTWESFKRLVTPRKKSKSKLEEKTEEPSVEHLASEVEPGKEESWVSIKKFIPGRRKKRSDGKQEQVAAEDQGPTEANEDDPDVPAVVPLSEYDAVEREKLEAQQALQSAERSQEKMPVDVSEELSKNLVHTVTVAVIDGTRAVTDIEERSPSWISASVTEPIEQAEEEDIPLIGEVTEREVIVEETPVVIEALPESREAQDVTMSSEVELTSEAVTAAETTEALGAEEATEASGAEETTEMVSAVSQLTESPDTTEEATPVQEVEGDAPDVEDQERRTQAVLQAVAEKVKEESQLLETRGPEGAIQTSQKEEPRAPEVEGAAEGLRREMEVPGRETKAEHSTPGPVVTQTSPESSENVPHLPASAESREPETTCQEETVAEVKSQENPSEGGHPPDSTETLTDSGTNGSTPVADFEALDTMQQDEVVESQEDDAGVSGTQSQVTLAEAVPGQKEGPPSPPHFQSQEENTEPSEMEGGLEHRDQEVSVEAVPVLSKTEVIQETGQFAEEEAKDGECVGGLQAPLHTDRSISQEKVTEVALTGEVTLGAESQNGNTELRSPSPEMAAQGEEEKTEAKSGQVREEIPEQKPAVPGSEEPSQELAETVGVPGLDGRQEGGSLEGVSPGPDQKGVGCTEVHVQSSEASPAAVEEKVLEETVEISETGEILECAGARLGPEGKTSEKEASIPQPGDTIVLVGPEPQAESMPVIVSATPERGLPSDLEGEKSTSQKQRSDEDEEQTGQQEGQMSVARDHPLGENEAWELETRSSKFVQNIIQTAVDQFTRSEETATGMLTTEWQTQTLLMQADSQEATEKPRKEEESQESAQDEREAIAAQEEPELAAVHPPLADASQDVSAASEKIVTAEVKSPSVGDQQGEEPILSSKAEGDGTGMKSVSDEGQAELGERTKKSPLESKEDEKGDADHPENQSSTLAAADASGDLTKESLDANGPKPKEEEGAQEVGFHGVKVHSESDKEPKPQTEEEIQKHERELARPELAES; this comes from the coding sequence TTGGACAGAGCGAGTCTGAAGATGTGAGGGAAAGAGACTCTGATAAAGAGATGGCTGCCCAGTCTGCCGTTGTTGAGGACATCGCGAAGGACAGGCAGGAGGAAATGCCTGAAGTCATCGAACAGATCCCTTCAGAAAGCAATTTAGAAGAGTTAACCCAACCTACTGAGTCCCAGGCTAATGATGTTGGATTTAAGAAGGTGTTTAAGTTTGTTGGCTTTAAATTCACTGTGAAAAAGGATAAGAATGAGAAGTCTGACACTGTCCAGGTGCTTGCCGCCAAAAAAGATGAAGTTGAGGGAACAGAAGGGTCAAATGGGGCCGGTGACCACCAAGAGCTCAGCATGGAGATCAGGGAGTCGGCATCCAAAGAAAGTGAATTAAAGCAATCCACAGAGCAGCCAGAAGACTCCCTTAAGCTCGAGCAAAGCAACACAGAAGTCTCTCTTCAGACTGAGTCCGGTCAGGGGTCAGAGGAAGGCAAAGACGAAGGGGAAGAAAAAGAACCCACCAAGACTTCAGAATCTCCCACCAGCCCGATTGCCAGCGAGACAGCATCGCCCTTCAAGAAATTCTTCACCCAAGGTTGGGCTGGCTGGCGCAAAAAGACCAGCTTCAGAAAGACAAGGGATGATGAGTTAGAAGCTTTGGAGAAGAAAAAGGAGCAAGAGCCAGAAAAGTCAGGCgcagaggagaagacagaagAAACCGCCGAGGAGCAGCCACAGCCACAGGAGCCCACGGGAGGTGTAGACGAGGCCAGACTATCCGGTGAGTTTGAGAAGGTGGAGCTGCCTCCCGAGGATCCAGGCAGCGGCTTGCAGGGCTCTTCCGAAGAGAAGTGCGCTCCACTGGCAACAGAAATCTTCGATGACAAAATAGAAGTCCAGCAAGAAGTCATTGCCGAAGTCCACGTCACCAACGCCACTGAGAAGAAAACAGGGGAGCAAGAATCAGATGTGGAAGACGCGGGAGAGCCCTCACCACCTGACAATCTGGTTGAGATGGAAGCTGGAGCTGCGGAGGAGCTGGTGGAGACGGAAGACGCCTGTGTCTCCAGAGAAGACGGTCCCCAGCCGGCTGAGCTGAGTGCCGAGGAGCAGGGGATGTCTAAACCCCCTGAAGGCGTGGTGAGTGAGGTGGAAATGCTGTCGTCACAAGAGCGAATCAAGGTGCAGGGAAGCCCCCTCAAGAAACTCTTCACTAGCACTGGCTTAAAGAAGCGTTCTGGGAAGAAACAGAAGGGGAAACGAGGGGGCGACGACGAGTCAGGGGAGCAGCCTCAGGCTGCAGCAGAGTCTCCAGACAGCGCCGATGAGCAGAAGGGCGAGAGCTCCCCTTCATCCCCCGAAGAACCCGAAGAGATCACGTGTCTGGAGAAGGGGATAGCAGAGGGACAccaggaaggggaaggggaggagggagcTACTTCCGacggagaaaaaaagagagaaggcatcacaCCCTGGGCATCTTTCAAAAAGATGGTGACGCCCAAGAAACGGGTCCGGAGGCCCTCGGAGAGCGATAAAGAGGATGAACTGGACAAGGTGAAGAGCTCTACCTTGTCTTCCACGGAGAGTGCGGTCTCTGAAATGCAAGAAGAAACCAAAGGAGCCGGAGAAGAGCAGAAGCCGGAAGAACCAAAGCGCAAGGTAGACACGTCTGTGTCGTGGGAAGCTTTAATCTGTGTGGGGTCATCCAAGAAAAGAGCAAGGAAAGGATCATCTTCTGATGAGGAAGAAGGACCGAAAACCACAGGAGGAGACGGCTACAAAGCAGAGGAAGCCGGCAAAGACAAAGAGACGGGAAGCAACACCATCCTTGCCAGTTCCCAGGATCAGGATCAGGGGCCAGGAAGTTTCTCACCGGAGCCAGCCGGAAGCCCCTCCGAAGGGGAGGGTGTTTCCACCTGGGAGTCCTTTAAGAGATTAGTCACcccaagaaaaaaatccaaatcaAAACTGGAAGAGAAAACCGAAGAGCCCAGCGTGGAACATTTAGCTTCAGAGGTTGAACCCGGGAAGGAAGAATCTTGGGTTTCAATTAAGAAATTTATTCCAGGCCGTCGGAAGAAAAGGTCGGATGGGAAACAAGAACAAGTCGCCGCCGAAGACCAGGGGCCAACAGAAGCCAACGAAGATGATCCCGATGTCCCAGCCGTGGTACCTCTGTCCGAGTACGATGCGGTGGAGAGGGAGAAGCTGGAGGCACAGCAGGCCCTCCAGAGTGCAGAGAGGTCCCAAGAAAAGATGCCTGTGGATGTGTCTGAGGAGCTCAGCAAGAATCTGGTTCACACGGTGACTGTGGCCGTCATCGATGGGACAAGGGCGGTCACCGATATTGAAGAACGGTCTCCTTCTTGGATTTCTGCTTCAGTGACAGAACCCATTGAACAGGCAGAAGAGGAGGACATTCCATTAATTGGGGAGGTCACGGAGAGAGAAGTCATTGTAGAAGAAACCCCTGTGGTTATCGAGGCTTTGCCGGAGAGCAGAGAGGCCCAGGATGTCACGATGTCCAGCGAGGTGGAGTTGACTTCGGAGGCGGTGACGGCTGCAGAAACCACCGAGGCACTGGGTGCCGAAGAAGCAACCGAAGCCTCGGGTGCCGAAGAGACTACGGAAATGGTGTCAGCAGTTTCCCAGTTAACCGAATCCCCAGACACCACTGAGGAAGCCACCCCTGTTCAGGAGGTGGAAGGTGACGCGCCAGACGTGGAAGACCAGGAGAGGCGGACTCAAGCCGTCCTGCAGGCTGTCGCGGAAAAAGTGAAAGAGGAGTCGCAGCTGCTGGAGACCCGTGGGCCGGAAGGTGCGATCCAGACCTCACAGAAAGAGGAGCCCAGAGCCCCAGAGGTGGAAGGAGCAGCAGAGGGTCTGAGGAGAGAGATGGAGGTACCTGGGCGAGAAACCAAGGCTGAGCACTCCACCCCAGGCCCTGTCGTTACCCAGACCAGCCCTGAAAGCTCTGAAAATGTTCCTCACCTCCCGGCGAGTGCAGAGTCCAGGGAGCCTGAAACCACTTGTCAAGAGGAAACTGTAGCTGAGGTCAAGTCCCAGGAGAATCCATCGGAAGGGGGTCATCCCCCTGACTCGACTGAAACTCTGACAGACAGTGGGACCAACGGGAGCACCCCCGTAGCAGATTTTGAAGCCCTGGATACCATGCAGCAAGATGAAGTCGTGGAAAGCCAAGAAGATGATGCGGGCGTATCGGGTACCCAGTCACAGGTCACGCTGGCAGAGGCTGTTCCTGGGCAGAAAGAGGGGCCTCCCTCACCACCTCATTTTCAATCCCAAGAAGAAAATACAGAGCCATCAGAAATGGAAGGAGGTCTAGAACACAGAGATCAAGAGGTGTCAGTGGAAGCTGTACCCGTTCTATCCAAGACTGAGGTGATTCAAGAGACCGGCCAGTTTGCTGAGGAGGAAGCCAAAGATGGAGAGTGTGTCGGAGGACTCCAAGCCCCTTTACACACAGACAGAAGCATCAGCCAGGAAAAGGTCACTGAGGTTGCCCTGACAGGTGAAGTGACCCTAGGAGCAGAAAGCCAGAACGGTAACACTGAACTCCGGAGCCCGAGTCCAGAGATGGCAGCTCAGGGAGAAGAGGAGAAGACGGAAGCAAAGTCAGGGCAAGTGAGGGAAGAAATCCCTGAGCAAAAACCAGCTGTTCCCGGATCTGAAGAGCCCAGCCAGGAACTGGCTGAGACCGTTGGTGTGCCTGGCCTGGACGGGAGACAGGAAGGGGGCAGCCTTGAAGGAGTCTCTCCTGGCCCAGATCAAAAGGGAGTGGGGTGCACAGAGGTTCACGTGCAGAGCTCTGAGGCATCTCCAGCAGCAGTGGAGGAAAAGGTCTTAGAAGAAACTGTCGAGATTTCAGAAACAGGTGAGATCTTGGAGTGTGCAGGTGCACGTTTAGGACCAGAAGGGAAAACCTCTGAAAAAGAAGCCTCGATTCCTCAGCCAGGGGACACCATTGTGCTCGTGGGGCCCGAGCCTCAGGCAGAATCCATGCCAGTAATAGTATCTGCCACTCCCGAAAGAGGCCTGCCCTCTGACCTGGAAGGAGAGAAGAGCACATCACAGAAACAGAGGTCAGACGAAGACGAGGAGCAGACTGGTCagcaggaaggccaaatgagtgtAGCCAGAGACCATCCCCTGGGCGAAAATGAGGCTTGGGAACTTGAGACCAGGAGCAGTAAGTTTGTCCAAAACATCATTCAGACAGCCGTTGACCAGTTCACACGGTCGGAAGAAACAGCCACAGGTATGCTCACAACTGAATGGCAGACGCAGACCCTCCTGATGCAAGCTGACAGCCAGGAGGCCACAGAGAAACccaggaaagaagaagaaagtcaGGAATCTGCACAGGATGAAAGGGAAGCTATTGCAGCCCAAGAGGAGCCAGAGCTCGCCGCTGTGCATCCACCACTTGCTGATGCTTCCCAAGATGTGAGTGCAGCTTCTGAAAAGATCGTGACCGCTGAGGTCAAAAGTCCCAGTGTCGGGGACCAGCAGGGCGAAGAGCCAATTCTCTCATCCAAGGCTGAGGGAGATGGAACAGGAATGAAGTCTGTGTCGGATGAGGGTCAGGCTGAATTAGGAGAGAGAACAAAGAAGTCGCCATTGGAGTCCAAAGAAGACGAAAAAGGAGATGCTGATCACCCAGAGAACCAAAGCTCGACCCTGGCAGCTGCTGATGCCTCGGGAGACTTAACCAAAGAGTCCCTGGATGCCAATGGACCAAAACCGAAAGAGGAGGAAGGTGCTCAGGAAGTAGGATTTCACGGGGTAAAAGTGCACAGTGAGTCCGATAAGGAGCCCAAACCCCAAACAGAAGAGGAGATACAGAAACACGAGAGAGAACTGGCAAGACCCGAACTGGCAGAATCCTAA